Proteins from a genomic interval of Candidatus Rubidus massiliensis:
- the nadE gene encoding Glutamine-dependent NAD(+) synthetase translates to MKVQVEQINPIIGDIEGNASKILAGIARGITNQAQIVIFPELSLCGYPPEDLLLMPHFIEAIESWIPKFVEASKNITAIIGLPIRNHIQTEKKLFNSAVIIQNQKLLGFYNKHLLPTYDVFDERRYFEGGHCLSTWEIGGLKVGITICEDIWQYSHLLQEAYYSTDPVVTLKEMKPDLLINLSASPFTLNKFSTRLKVCQNVANFLECPVVLCNQVGGNDSIIFDGRSICVDAKGDIVTIGKAFEEDSFQVDFTKKNNLFSNLSKTEELYSALILGIKDYFSKLGFKKACLGLSGGIDSAVVACLAKEALGKENVLCLLMPSRFSSADSIADAKALAQRLELSYQIIPIESVFESYLQLLKEPFENTAFGITEENLQARIRGMLLMAFSNKFGYLVLSTGNKSEMAMGYTTLYGDMCGGLGVISDVTKGQVYELAHFINQNHEIIPRNIIEKAPSAELRPNQKDQDSLPPYDIVDTVLQKYVEEHMSPELIAQKYNYSLELVKTLVKRIHQNEYKRRQAPPGIKVSERAFSVGRRFPIVEKWVQYNPVTTHQREG, encoded by the coding sequence ATGAAAGTACAAGTCGAACAAATCAACCCCATTATCGGGGATATAGAAGGTAATGCTTCTAAAATTTTAGCTGGAATAGCAAGGGGTATTACCAATCAGGCCCAAATTGTGATTTTTCCAGAACTATCTCTTTGTGGGTATCCACCAGAAGATCTACTACTAATGCCCCATTTTATAGAAGCGATTGAGTCGTGGATTCCAAAATTTGTAGAAGCTTCTAAAAATATAACAGCGATTATTGGTTTGCCAATAAGAAATCATATACAAACAGAAAAAAAACTATTTAATAGTGCTGTAATTATTCAAAATCAAAAACTGTTGGGTTTTTATAATAAACATTTATTGCCCACCTACGATGTTTTTGATGAAAGAAGGTATTTTGAAGGGGGGCATTGCTTATCCACTTGGGAAATAGGAGGTCTAAAAGTTGGCATAACGATTTGTGAAGATATATGGCAGTATAGTCATCTACTGCAAGAAGCCTATTATTCAACCGATCCGGTGGTGACATTAAAAGAAATGAAACCAGATTTACTAATCAATCTTTCAGCCTCTCCATTTACACTCAATAAATTCTCTACAAGGCTAAAAGTATGTCAAAATGTGGCTAACTTTCTTGAATGTCCGGTGGTATTGTGTAATCAAGTGGGAGGAAATGATAGTATTATTTTTGATGGAAGAAGTATCTGTGTCGATGCAAAAGGGGATATTGTTACCATTGGCAAAGCTTTTGAAGAAGACTCATTCCAAGTGGATTTTACCAAAAAAAACAATCTATTTTCGAATTTGTCTAAGACGGAAGAACTTTATTCTGCTTTGATATTAGGAATAAAGGATTATTTTTCAAAATTAGGCTTTAAAAAAGCTTGCCTTGGATTATCTGGCGGCATTGATTCAGCAGTTGTCGCTTGCTTGGCCAAAGAAGCTCTTGGTAAGGAAAATGTGCTTTGCCTTTTGATGCCTTCTCGCTTTTCCTCCGCAGATAGTATTGCCGATGCTAAAGCTTTAGCTCAACGGTTAGAACTATCGTATCAAATAATACCCATAGAATCAGTTTTTGAAAGTTATTTACAATTATTGAAAGAACCATTTGAAAATACAGCTTTTGGGATTACTGAAGAAAACCTTCAGGCTAGAATTCGGGGAATGCTATTAATGGCTTTTTCCAATAAATTTGGGTATTTAGTGTTAAGTACTGGCAATAAAAGTGAAATGGCTATGGGGTATACCACATTGTATGGAGATATGTGTGGAGGACTTGGGGTAATAAGCGATGTAACTAAAGGGCAAGTGTATGAGTTGGCTCATTTTATTAATCAAAACCATGAAATAATTCCTCGGAACATCATTGAAAAAGCCCCTTCAGCTGAACTTCGCCCCAATCAAAAAGATCAAGATAGTTTGCCACCATATGACATAGTAGACACGGTTTTACAAAAATATGTGGAAGAACATATGTCTCCCGAATTGATTGCTCAAAAGTATAATTATTCCCTTGAATTAGTAAAAACTTTAGTTAAAAGAATTCATCAAAACGAGTATAAGAGAAGACAAGCTCCTCCAGGTATAAAGGTGTCTGAGAGGGCGTTTTCAGTAGGGCGACGTTTTCCAATCGTTGAAAAATGGGTTCAATATAATCCGGTTACTACACACCAAAGAGAGGGGTAA
- the nqrF gene encoding Na(+)-translocating NADH-quinone reductase subunit F: protein MKELINPAIGNIFSDIDPILSLYAIAAFIIIGVGLASMILFTKAKFVTSDLCTIEINNDPALTKVVAGGGTLLNALTSNGIPIPCPCGGKATCKQCKVQILEGGSDPLETDKATFNKKQLKEGWRLSCQAKVKNYLKLHVDMHGPSKEWEATVISNDNVATFIKELAVEIPQGEEVPYRSGGYLQFHVPPFKTNTSDWKGTMDPKYFTDWEKYQMFDKEIDFTHLPTGNDEVIRAYSMASYPAEGRRLLFNIRIATPPFIAGKLATNIPWGICSSYTFSLKPGDKIRISGPYGESFMINDNRELVFLIGGAGSSFGRSHILHLFYTENTKRKVSMWYGARSIKENIYQEEYEKLEKEFPNFSYNLVLSEPLPEDLEAGWPKEDPIKTNFLFKAFELGQLKEMEAPEECLFYVCGPPMHNKSVLKLLDDYGVPRESIILDDFGN, encoded by the coding sequence ATGAAAGAACTAATTAATCCTGCGATAGGAAATATTTTTTCCGACATCGATCCCATCCTAAGCCTTTACGCCATTGCCGCTTTTATAATAATTGGGGTAGGTTTAGCGAGCATGATTTTATTTACCAAGGCAAAGTTTGTAACAAGTGATTTATGCACTATAGAAATCAATAATGATCCCGCGTTGACAAAAGTTGTCGCAGGTGGCGGCACTTTGCTTAACGCATTAACTTCAAATGGCATTCCTATTCCCTGTCCTTGTGGTGGAAAAGCTACCTGTAAACAATGTAAGGTGCAAATTCTAGAAGGGGGGAGCGACCCGTTAGAGACCGATAAGGCAACTTTTAATAAAAAACAGTTAAAAGAAGGTTGGCGTTTATCTTGTCAAGCCAAGGTAAAAAATTACTTAAAATTGCATGTTGATATGCATGGTCCTTCGAAAGAATGGGAAGCAACCGTTATAAGCAACGATAATGTCGCTACTTTTATTAAGGAATTGGCTGTTGAAATTCCTCAAGGAGAAGAAGTACCCTATCGATCTGGAGGCTATCTACAATTCCACGTTCCTCCTTTTAAAACTAATACTAGTGATTGGAAAGGTACGATGGATCCAAAATATTTTACCGATTGGGAAAAATACCAAATGTTTGATAAAGAAATTGACTTTACCCATTTGCCAACCGGTAATGATGAAGTGATTCGGGCCTATTCGATGGCGTCTTATCCGGCAGAAGGAAGAAGACTTTTGTTTAATATTCGTATCGCAACTCCACCATTTATTGCAGGCAAATTGGCGACTAATATTCCATGGGGTATTTGTTCTTCTTACACATTTTCTTTAAAACCCGGAGATAAAATTCGAATATCTGGTCCTTATGGAGAATCGTTTATGATAAACGATAATCGAGAGTTAGTTTTTTTGATAGGTGGAGCTGGATCCTCATTTGGAAGAAGCCATATTTTGCATTTATTTTACACGGAGAATACAAAACGAAAAGTCTCTATGTGGTATGGGGCTCGCTCTATCAAGGAAAATATTTATCAAGAAGAATATGAAAAATTAGAAAAAGAATTTCCCAATTTCAGCTATAATTTGGTCCTATCGGAACCATTACCAGAAGATCTTGAGGCAGGCTGGCCAAAAGAAGACCCTATAAAAACAAACTTTTTATTCAAAGCGTTTGAATTGGGTCAGCTTAAAGAAATGGAAGCTCCAGAAGAATGTTTGTTTTATGTCTGCGGACCTCCTATGCATAATAAAAGTGTGTTAAAACTTTTAGATGACTATGGCGTTCCAAGAGAAAGCATTATCCTCGATGATTTTGGTAACTAA
- a CDS encoding Mannosyl oligosaccharide glucosidase gives MNPEAIRLKQHHTKEANWKNWGPYLSHRAWGTVREDYSLKGDAWDYFPYEHASSRVFRWNEDGLAGISDRNQYICFSLSLWNGKDTHLKERFFGLSNAQGNHGEDVKEYFFFLDSTPTHSYMKMLYKYPAHKFPYDQLIEENKKRNRLDPEFELIDTGIFNDSHYLDVFIEYAKVKEEDILIRFTVNNRSKNDISYWLLPTIWFRNTWSWGYPHGPMEDVFEKPCMQEVCLNESYKAIQIQHAGTGDYYLFAKGNPKVIFTENETNNQKLYATPNATPYVKDAFQNYLVEKNKNAINPNQKGTKAAFVYEQIISGESEQVFTLRLSNQKLEKPFFHFDQIFHQRIEEANLFYEQIQNKDLDEDEKKLQRQAFAGLLWNKQLYYYDVDQWLKGDPSHPEKHERINERNKEWDNLVNFDVISMPDKWEYPWYATWDLAFHCLPLVLIDPDFVKRQLELFTREWYMHPNGQLPAYEWNFSDVNPPVHAWAAWRTYKIDKKNTGKPDTKFLKEIFHKLLINFTWWINKKDVEGKNVFQGGFLGMDNISLFDRSAKLPFGGSIDQSDGTAWMGFYSIGMMKMALELSLNDPAYQDLATKFFEHFLRIATAMTQPMPNRKPLWDEEDGFFYDMLHTPDGNSQYVKVRSLVGLLPLFAVEILTDEMFEKMPVFARRVAWFLSKRPSLSKNMDCIYLEGASQRRMMSLVNRDMLASILSYMLDEKEFLSPYGIRSVSKYHEKNPCQILIDGQSFCVDYQPGNSQTDLFGGNSNWRGPIWFPINYLIIESLQKFHHYYGESFKAEFPTGSGNYLNLEEIARELSLRLIALFKKDENGKRAIFTNPLFQKDPHWKDLFLFHEFFHGETGEGLGACHQTGWTALVAKLLQQSGQYN, from the coding sequence ATGAATCCAGAAGCTATCCGTTTAAAGCAACATCATACCAAAGAAGCTAATTGGAAAAATTGGGGGCCTTACTTAAGTCACCGTGCTTGGGGAACAGTACGAGAAGACTACAGCTTAAAAGGAGATGCTTGGGACTATTTCCCTTACGAACATGCCTCTTCCCGAGTCTTTCGTTGGAATGAAGATGGCCTTGCCGGTATTTCAGATCGCAACCAATACATTTGTTTTTCCCTATCTTTATGGAATGGCAAAGATACTCATCTAAAAGAACGCTTTTTTGGGCTTAGCAACGCGCAAGGCAATCACGGAGAAGATGTAAAAGAATATTTTTTCTTTCTTGATAGCACGCCAACTCATAGCTATATGAAGATGTTGTATAAATACCCGGCTCATAAATTCCCCTATGATCAGCTAATAGAAGAAAATAAAAAAAGAAATCGTTTAGACCCTGAATTTGAATTAATTGACACTGGGATTTTTAATGACTCTCACTATCTAGACGTTTTTATTGAATATGCCAAAGTTAAAGAAGAAGATATTTTGATTCGATTTACTGTGAATAATCGCTCCAAAAACGACATTTCATATTGGCTTTTGCCAACCATTTGGTTTAGAAATACCTGGAGTTGGGGTTATCCTCATGGCCCCATGGAAGATGTCTTTGAAAAACCTTGCATGCAAGAGGTTTGTTTAAATGAGTCCTATAAAGCGATTCAAATTCAACATGCCGGTACTGGTGACTACTATTTATTTGCTAAAGGTAACCCTAAAGTAATATTTACTGAAAATGAAACCAATAATCAAAAGCTTTACGCTACCCCAAATGCTACACCTTATGTCAAAGATGCCTTTCAAAATTATTTAGTAGAAAAAAATAAGAACGCCATAAATCCTAACCAAAAAGGAACTAAAGCGGCATTTGTTTATGAGCAAATAATATCTGGAGAATCAGAGCAAGTGTTTACTTTGCGTTTAAGTAATCAAAAGTTAGAAAAACCATTTTTTCATTTCGACCAAATCTTTCATCAACGGATAGAAGAAGCTAATCTTTTTTATGAACAAATACAAAATAAAGACCTAGATGAAGACGAAAAAAAACTGCAAAGACAAGCCTTTGCTGGCCTATTGTGGAATAAACAGCTTTATTATTATGACGTCGATCAGTGGCTAAAAGGAGACCCATCCCACCCAGAAAAGCACGAGCGAATAAATGAGCGCAATAAAGAATGGGATAATTTAGTCAATTTCGATGTGATTTCCATGCCTGATAAATGGGAATATCCTTGGTATGCTACCTGGGATTTAGCTTTTCACTGTTTACCATTAGTTCTCATTGATCCCGATTTTGTAAAAAGGCAACTAGAGCTGTTTACAAGGGAATGGTACATGCATCCCAATGGGCAATTGCCAGCTTATGAGTGGAATTTTAGCGACGTGAATCCGCCCGTGCATGCCTGGGCCGCGTGGCGTACCTATAAAATCGATAAAAAAAATACGGGCAAGCCCGATACAAAATTTCTAAAAGAAATTTTCCATAAATTACTTATCAATTTTACTTGGTGGATCAATAAAAAAGACGTAGAAGGCAAAAACGTTTTTCAAGGTGGCTTTTTAGGGATGGATAACATTAGCCTATTTGATCGCAGCGCCAAATTACCTTTCGGAGGCAGCATTGATCAATCTGATGGGACGGCTTGGATGGGTTTTTATAGCATTGGAATGATGAAAATGGCTTTAGAATTATCCCTTAATGACCCAGCTTATCAGGATCTTGCCACAAAGTTTTTTGAACATTTTTTGAGAATCGCGACCGCCATGACACAACCTATGCCAAATCGAAAACCTCTATGGGATGAGGAAGATGGCTTTTTCTACGACATGTTGCATACACCTGATGGTAATTCTCAATATGTAAAGGTTCGTTCCTTGGTGGGCTTACTCCCTCTTTTTGCCGTGGAAATTTTAACGGATGAAATGTTTGAAAAGATGCCTGTATTTGCACGTAGAGTCGCCTGGTTTTTAAGTAAACGACCATCTCTTAGCAAAAATATGGATTGCATCTATTTAGAAGGGGCCTCTCAAAGAAGAATGATGTCGTTGGTGAATCGGGACATGTTAGCTTCCATTTTGTCTTACATGTTAGATGAAAAGGAATTTTTATCACCTTACGGGATTCGTTCCGTCTCGAAATATCATGAGAAAAATCCATGCCAAATCTTGATTGATGGACAAAGCTTTTGCGTCGATTACCAACCTGGAAACTCCCAAACGGATTTATTTGGAGGCAATTCCAATTGGCGAGGCCCCATCTGGTTTCCGATTAATTATTTAATCATCGAATCTTTGCAAAAATTTCATCACTATTATGGAGAAAGTTTTAAAGCCGAATTCCCGACTGGTTCTGGTAATTATTTAAATTTAGAAGAAATCGCAAGGGAGCTATCTTTACGTTTAATTGCTCTTTTTAAAAAAGATGAAAATGGTAAAAGGGCCATTTTTACCAATCCCCTTTTTCAAAAAGATCCACATTGGAAAGATCTATTTCTCTTTCATGAGTTTTTTCATGGAGAAACGGGTGAGGGATTAGGGGCTTGCCATCAAACAGGCTGGACGGCTTTAGTAGCAAAACTTTTGCAACAATCCGGTCAATATAACTAG
- a CDS encoding IncA protein — protein sequence MLVEVNQFLLHSISKPVMEVKFPSGDYYNGSSIGKPNLGNVMWLHNIHEDNHLEQHVATLLKVQQQIMVFSQDLETNQKKIDQLQTNIIENAQQIRSLSRKISSKMDEISTHERDIQLQDISITKTIAKLDKRIHVAWVIVAVIVTVAALSVFIAPLTIPLTLFILSILPFIKIGVAIAVITVIAGLIGITIKNRNVAKEAVKTIEGKDRLITEKQKNIEETEKLEKERNKLLNDQEKLEGELNFEKEQMVNNFKKVAEIKKQLNDFKTQFEPVVKFWKNKAEETSVYKHAFEISEEIARIYNSCLRATNSYLQLSNILMKNDSSSNHNSPII from the coding sequence ATGTTAGTCGAAGTAAATCAATTTCTTTTACATTCAATTTCTAAACCAGTAATGGAAGTAAAATTTCCGTCTGGTGATTATTACAATGGTTCAAGTATTGGTAAACCAAATCTTGGAAATGTAATGTGGCTTCATAATATACATGAAGACAATCATTTAGAACAGCACGTTGCTACTCTATTAAAAGTTCAACAACAAATTATGGTCTTTAGTCAAGATCTTGAAACTAACCAGAAAAAAATTGATCAGCTACAGACAAATATTATTGAAAACGCACAACAAATACGTAGCTTAAGTCGAAAAATTTCTTCAAAAATGGATGAAATTTCTACTCATGAGCGTGATATTCAGTTACAAGACATTAGTATAACTAAAACAATAGCCAAATTAGACAAAAGAATCCATGTAGCTTGGGTTATTGTGGCCGTTATCGTAACTGTAGCGGCTTTAAGTGTTTTTATTGCTCCTCTCACTATTCCATTAACTCTTTTTATTCTTTCAATTTTACCATTTATAAAAATTGGAGTGGCAATAGCGGTTATTACTGTGATTGCTGGATTAATCGGCATTACTATAAAAAATCGTAATGTTGCAAAAGAGGCTGTAAAAACCATTGAAGGTAAAGATAGATTAATAACTGAAAAGCAAAAAAATATTGAAGAAACCGAAAAATTGGAAAAAGAAAGAAATAAGTTATTGAATGATCAAGAAAAATTAGAGGGAGAATTAAATTTTGAAAAAGAACAAATGGTAAATAATTTTAAAAAAGTAGCTGAGATCAAAAAGCAGCTAAACGATTTTAAAACTCAATTCGAACCTGTTGTAAAATTTTGGAAAAATAAAGCAGAAGAAACAAGTGTTTATAAACATGCTTTTGAGATAAGCGAAGAAATAGCAAGAATTTATAACTCCTGTTTACGTGCGACTAATTCATATCTACAATTATCAAATATTCTGATGAAAAATGATAGTAGTTCTAACCACAACAGTCCCATCATATAG
- the htpG gene encoding High temperature protein G: MSKQNLQIHSENILPIIKKWLYSDRDIFVRELVSNACDAIHKVKILRDQGETQANDEEFKVEIKIDKEAKTLTFTDTGIGMDADEVQKYIAQIAFSGAEEFMDKYKSNKESDQFIGHFGLGFYSSYMVAQKVEINTLSYKENAEPVFWSCDGSAEYIIEKGTRSARGTEITLYIDKDNEDYLEEAKLKQILSHYCSFLPYPVYLGEEKINTQQPLWIKAPSDCTPEEYKEFYRYLYPMEEEPLFWVHLNVDYPFHLKGILFFPKIRRDFDVNKNTVKLYCNRVFVADNCKDIIPNYLMALRGVIDSPDIPLNVSRSYLQMDRTVRQLSNHITKKVADSLNTLYRNDKDRFIECWEDVSMVVKMGVLEDEKFYDKVKDIIIWKDTQGNWITVDEYLNLNKDKTNNKIIYTKDPTHLSHFQELYKQKGIDVLCATSPIDPYLMQFIERKLTPATFQRIDASIDDNLLDKDREKNILDAEGKSEASHIASFIKSLLDEAEVEVEAKSLASDSLPGFVMLDEQQRRMRDYMLSMGPKDGFSGMNLFGKKTFVVNTNNPLVSMARKLHDSHPDLSKEVVKELYQLALLSQREMDPNALNDFINRTNHILEKLTEQIVHQKTTV; encoded by the coding sequence ATGAGTAAACAAAATCTTCAAATTCACAGTGAAAATATACTTCCTATTATCAAAAAATGGCTTTATTCCGATCGTGACATTTTTGTAAGAGAATTAGTCTCTAACGCGTGCGATGCGATCCATAAAGTTAAAATTTTGCGCGATCAAGGGGAAACGCAAGCAAATGATGAAGAATTTAAAGTTGAGATCAAGATCGACAAAGAAGCCAAAACCTTAACCTTTACCGATACAGGTATTGGTATGGACGCTGACGAAGTGCAAAAATATATCGCACAAATTGCTTTTTCCGGTGCGGAAGAATTTATGGATAAATACAAATCCAATAAAGAAAGCGATCAATTTATTGGCCACTTCGGACTCGGCTTTTACTCTTCTTATATGGTTGCGCAAAAAGTAGAAATTAATACTTTATCCTATAAAGAAAATGCAGAACCTGTTTTTTGGTCTTGTGATGGCTCCGCTGAATACATTATAGAAAAAGGAACTCGCAGTGCACGCGGCACCGAAATCACCTTATATATAGATAAAGATAATGAAGACTATTTAGAAGAAGCTAAATTAAAGCAAATTTTAAGCCATTACTGCTCCTTTTTACCTTATCCCGTTTATCTTGGGGAAGAAAAAATCAACACACAACAACCCCTTTGGATTAAAGCTCCAAGTGACTGCACTCCAGAAGAATATAAAGAATTTTACCGTTATTTATACCCAATGGAAGAAGAGCCTTTATTTTGGGTACACCTAAATGTTGATTATCCTTTCCACTTAAAGGGCATTTTATTTTTCCCAAAAATTCGCCGCGACTTTGATGTAAATAAAAATACCGTAAAGCTTTATTGTAATCGAGTGTTTGTAGCAGATAATTGTAAAGATATTATCCCTAACTATTTAATGGCGTTAAGAGGGGTAATTGATAGTCCAGATATTCCATTGAATGTATCGAGAAGTTATCTACAAATGGATCGTACAGTTCGACAGTTATCTAATCACATCACTAAAAAAGTGGCTGATAGTTTAAATACCCTTTATAGAAATGACAAAGATCGTTTTATCGAATGTTGGGAAGATGTCTCAATGGTTGTGAAGATGGGTGTATTAGAAGATGAGAAATTTTATGATAAAGTGAAAGACATCATCATTTGGAAAGATACTCAAGGCAATTGGATAACTGTAGATGAATATTTAAATCTAAATAAAGATAAAACAAATAATAAGATCATTTATACGAAAGATCCAACTCACCTTTCCCACTTCCAAGAACTTTATAAGCAAAAAGGGATTGATGTTCTTTGTGCTACAAGCCCAATCGATCCTTACTTAATGCAATTTATTGAAAGAAAATTAACTCCAGCTACCTTCCAAAGAATCGATGCGAGTATCGATGACAATTTGTTAGATAAAGATCGAGAGAAAAACATATTGGATGCAGAAGGCAAATCAGAAGCTTCCCATATTGCTTCTTTTATTAAATCTTTACTAGATGAAGCCGAAGTGGAAGTGGAAGCCAAAAGTTTAGCCAGTGATTCTCTGCCAGGTTTTGTTATGCTTGATGAGCAACAAAGGCGTATGAGAGATTATATGCTTTCTATGGGTCCAAAAGATGGCTTTAGTGGAATGAATCTATTTGGTAAAAAGACATTTGTCGTGAATACCAATAATCCGTTAGTATCCATGGCAAGAAAGTTGCATGATAGTCATCCTGATTTATCTAAAGAGGTTGTAAAAGAATTGTATCAATTAGCTTTACTATCCCAAAGAGAAATGGATCCTAATGCGTTAAATGATTTTATTAACCGTACAAATCACATCTTAGAAAAATTAACAGAACAAATTGTACACCAAAAGACAACTGTGTAG
- a CDS encoding Exopolysaccharide biosynthesis protein related to N-acetylglucosamine-1-phosphodiester alpha-N-acetylglucosaminidase: MLLIPSLQAREGMFLTWQSDPCTTMTISWLSKSPQPQELRFHQIDSNDWFYQFSLVKPLPDNLPFYLHRVELIELQPDSSYAFTIDNDQNLSKFKTLPSQLNQTLRFVVGGDMYNEEDTSVFKKMNLQAAKTNPSFVLIGGDIAYSGRKLWFLQEKGLRWIEWLKAWDETMITTDGFLIPLLPVIGNHETNGRFGQTPNQAKFFYTLFPMPGLPGYNVVDIGDYLSIFLLDSGHTNAIGQFQSAWLEQALQKRKDKQHKFAVYHVPAYPSRGSYVFKQSSLIRRYWVPLFDRYHLDIAFEHHCHTYKRTYALKNNQLDSNGTVYLGDGAWSIDNVRKVNLDKKHWFLAEAKSINHFILAEITQERRDFKAIDGNGNAFDFYQMILPKKG; encoded by the coding sequence ATGTTACTCATTCCTTCTCTTCAAGCAAGAGAAGGAATGTTTTTAACTTGGCAATCTGATCCCTGTACAACAATGACTATTTCTTGGCTGAGTAAAAGTCCTCAACCCCAAGAACTTCGTTTTCATCAAATAGATTCTAACGATTGGTTTTATCAATTCTCCCTTGTTAAACCCCTTCCCGATAATCTACCCTTCTACTTGCATAGAGTCGAACTTATTGAGTTACAACCAGATAGTTCTTATGCATTTACAATCGATAACGATCAAAACTTATCAAAATTTAAAACTCTACCTTCTCAATTAAATCAAACGCTTCGGTTTGTCGTAGGCGGAGATATGTACAATGAAGAGGATACGAGCGTATTTAAAAAAATGAATCTCCAAGCAGCTAAAACAAATCCATCGTTTGTTTTAATTGGGGGTGATATAGCTTATAGTGGTAGAAAATTGTGGTTTTTGCAAGAAAAAGGCTTGAGATGGATTGAATGGCTAAAAGCTTGGGATGAAACTATGATCACAACGGATGGTTTTCTCATTCCCCTTCTTCCTGTAATTGGCAATCATGAAACCAATGGACGGTTTGGGCAAACACCTAACCAAGCCAAGTTTTTTTATACCCTTTTTCCAATGCCTGGGCTTCCCGGTTATAATGTTGTTGACATCGGTGATTATTTATCCATTTTTCTACTTGATTCTGGACACACTAATGCAATAGGTCAATTTCAAAGTGCTTGGCTCGAACAAGCTTTGCAAAAACGAAAGGATAAACAACATAAATTTGCCGTTTATCATGTGCCCGCCTACCCATCGCGGGGATCATATGTTTTTAAACAAAGCAGCTTAATTAGAAGATATTGGGTTCCTCTTTTTGATAGATATCATTTAGATATAGCCTTTGAACATCATTGTCATACTTATAAAAGAACTTATGCCTTAAAAAACAATCAACTAGATTCAAATGGCACAGTTTACTTGGGTGATGGCGCATGGTCGATTGATAATGTTCGCAAAGTAAATCTTGATAAAAAGCATTGGTTTTTAGCGGAAGCTAAGTCGATCAATCATTTTATTTTAGCAGAGATTACGCAAGAGCGAAGAGACTTTAAAGCAATCGATGGCAATGGCAATGCATTTGATTTTTACCAAATGATTTTGCCAAAAAAGGGATAA